From Candidatus Dormiibacterota bacterium, one genomic window encodes:
- a CDS encoding hydantoinase B/oxoprolinase family protein, with protein sequence MSAGSGWRIFVDTGGTFTDALAVNTSGEVRRAKILSSGALRGTIDRADGRSRLRVRADWSLPDDFLRGFRFRGLEPGSPEVTVSRYDAGTSTIDLSEAWPTDLVPGQPFEAISPEESPVLAARILTRTPPGRPLPVESLRLATTLGTNALLERRGVRTALFVTRGFADLILIGTQQRPDLFALDVRRPAPLYESVVEVDERLTADGSILRPLEEREIVDSASRLAASGIESAAVALLHSHRNPRHEERVQEILERCGIRHVSRSSLLAPFIKILPRAETAVVDAYLAPVVRSYLDRVGRSLVGGRLHVMTSAGGVVTMTAARPKDMLLSGPAGGVVGAAIAGRKSGFTKVIAFDMGGTSTDVARFDGDYEYTFEHQVGDAHLVAPALAIESVAAGGGSICAFEARRLRVGPRSAGASPGPACYGAGGPLTLTDVNLLLGRLDPARFGIPIGEQAAQRAAEILVRALAEESAPSPAREAVLSGLVDIADERMADAIRTVSVRRGYDPADYALVAFGGAGGQHACGVASRLGIPIVVVPADAGLLSALGLRHAVIERFAEEQVLAPLETAAKHLAAVVGRLERQAIERVASEGVAQSEIDMRRRTVHLRFAGQDSVVEVPYTGEASLEEAFARRYAALFGHRPEGRPVEIESIRVVASSRPVPDGGERRPPAAFEAAPAGTRRAHFSGRFIDVPVFDRDRLEPGARLRGPALVFEAHAATVVDTGWSALVDAALALVLRRDGNAASLSESARPEAVRLELFTNRFRAIASDMGERLRRTAISTNIKERLDFSCAILDAAGELVVNAPHIPVHLGALGLCVRRLRETLRLGPGDVAVTNHPAYGGSHLPDVTVVTPVFSDGAAADPIGYVASRAHHAEIGGSRPGSMPPAATTLAEEGVVIPPLYLVRRGEALWDEMRRLLQGPPWPSRAVEDNLADLRAAVAANHAGAEALRGLAGEHGAATVALYMERLKDLAASSISEALSEVPPGRYAAEESLDDGTVLRVLLTLKDGRAAIDFTGSAGVHPGNLNATTAVVRSVVMYVLRLLLRRPLPLNEGLMRAVDLTIPRGLLNPDFDLDPGRAPAIVGGNIETSQRLVDTLLKALGLAACSQGTMNNVLFGDKHFGYYETICGGCGAGPGFHGASAVHSHMTNTRMTDAEILEHRYPVRVERFAVRRGSGGAGRYRGGDGAVREIVFLSSVSLSVLGQHRTVAPYGLAGGAPGRTGAQRLVRANGEVVPLGSIDSCEAGPGDRLIVETPGGGGYGAP encoded by the coding sequence GTGAGCGCCGGGAGCGGCTGGCGGATCTTCGTCGATACCGGCGGGACGTTCACCGACGCCCTGGCGGTCAACACTTCGGGCGAGGTGCGGCGGGCGAAGATCCTGAGCAGCGGCGCCCTGCGTGGGACGATCGACCGGGCGGACGGCCGCTCGCGCCTGCGCGTGCGGGCCGACTGGTCGCTGCCGGACGATTTCCTGCGCGGCTTCCGCTTCCGCGGCCTCGAGCCCGGCTCCCCCGAAGTCACGGTGAGCCGCTACGACGCTGGGACGTCGACGATCGATCTGTCTGAGGCGTGGCCCACCGACCTCGTGCCAGGACAGCCGTTCGAAGCAATCTCTCCCGAGGAGTCGCCGGTCCTCGCGGCCCGCATCCTGACGCGCACCCCGCCCGGCCGGCCGCTCCCGGTCGAGAGTCTGCGTCTCGCCACGACCCTCGGGACGAACGCGCTCCTCGAGCGGCGTGGCGTGCGCACGGCGCTGTTCGTCACGCGCGGCTTCGCCGACCTCATTCTGATCGGAACGCAGCAGCGTCCCGATCTCTTCGCGCTCGACGTCCGCCGGCCGGCCCCCCTCTACGAAAGCGTGGTCGAGGTCGACGAGAGGCTCACGGCCGACGGCTCGATCCTGCGCCCCCTGGAGGAACGGGAGATCGTCGACAGCGCCTCGCGTCTCGCCGCCTCCGGGATCGAATCGGCGGCGGTGGCCCTCCTGCACAGCCACAGGAACCCGCGTCACGAGGAGCGGGTCCAGGAGATCCTCGAGCGCTGTGGCATCCGCCACGTGTCGCGCTCGTCCCTGCTGGCGCCGTTCATCAAGATCCTGCCGCGCGCCGAGACGGCCGTCGTCGACGCGTACCTCGCTCCCGTCGTCCGCTCGTATCTCGACCGGGTGGGGAGGAGCCTCGTGGGAGGCCGCCTGCACGTCATGACCAGCGCCGGAGGCGTGGTGACGATGACGGCCGCGAGGCCGAAGGACATGCTTTTGAGCGGCCCCGCCGGGGGCGTCGTGGGGGCCGCGATCGCCGGCCGAAAGTCCGGGTTCACGAAGGTCATCGCCTTCGACATGGGCGGGACGAGCACCGACGTCGCCCGCTTCGACGGCGATTACGAGTACACCTTCGAGCACCAGGTCGGAGACGCCCATCTCGTGGCGCCGGCCCTGGCGATCGAGAGCGTCGCCGCGGGGGGCGGATCGATCTGCGCGTTCGAGGCCCGGCGGCTGCGGGTCGGACCGCGCAGCGCGGGCGCCAGTCCCGGTCCCGCGTGCTACGGAGCCGGCGGACCGCTGACGCTGACCGACGTCAATCTGCTCCTGGGACGCCTCGACCCCGCCCGGTTCGGCATCCCGATCGGGGAACAGGCCGCGCAGCGCGCGGCCGAAATCCTCGTGCGCGCGCTGGCGGAGGAAAGCGCGCCATCCCCCGCGCGCGAGGCGGTGCTGTCGGGGCTCGTCGACATCGCCGACGAGCGGATGGCCGACGCCATCCGGACCGTCTCGGTGCGGCGCGGCTACGACCCCGCGGACTACGCCCTCGTGGCGTTCGGCGGAGCTGGCGGCCAGCACGCGTGCGGGGTCGCCTCGCGGCTGGGGATCCCGATCGTCGTGGTGCCCGCGGATGCCGGGCTCCTCAGCGCCCTCGGTCTGCGGCACGCGGTGATCGAGCGCTTCGCGGAGGAGCAGGTGCTCGCGCCGCTCGAGACCGCCGCGAAGCACCTGGCCGCCGTGGTCGGACGTCTCGAGCGCCAGGCGATCGAGAGGGTCGCGTCGGAAGGGGTGGCGCAAAGCGAGATCGACATGCGCCGTCGCACCGTCCACCTGCGCTTCGCGGGACAGGACTCGGTGGTCGAAGTGCCGTACACGGGGGAGGCCTCCCTCGAGGAGGCGTTCGCCCGGCGCTACGCGGCGCTGTTCGGCCACCGGCCTGAGGGGCGGCCGGTCGAGATCGAGTCGATCCGTGTCGTCGCCTCGTCCCGCCCCGTCCCGGACGGCGGAGAGCGCCGGCCGCCGGCTGCCTTCGAGGCGGCCCCAGCCGGCACGAGACGCGCCCACTTCTCCGGACGATTCATCGACGTGCCGGTCTTCGATCGCGACCGGCTCGAGCCCGGGGCCCGCCTGCGCGGGCCGGCCCTCGTGTTCGAGGCGCACGCGGCCACCGTCGTCGACACAGGCTGGAGCGCTCTCGTCGACGCGGCGCTCGCCCTGGTCCTGCGCCGCGACGGGAACGCCGCGTCGTTATCCGAGTCGGCGCGTCCGGAGGCGGTCCGCCTCGAGCTGTTCACGAACCGCTTCCGCGCCATCGCCTCGGACATGGGGGAAAGGTTGAGACGCACCGCCATCTCGACGAACATCAAGGAGCGTCTCGATTTCTCCTGCGCGATCCTGGATGCCGCCGGCGAGCTGGTGGTCAACGCACCGCACATTCCCGTGCACCTCGGCGCCCTGGGTCTGTGCGTGCGCCGCCTGCGCGAAACGCTGCGGCTCGGGCCCGGAGACGTGGCGGTCACCAACCATCCCGCCTACGGAGGCTCGCACCTTCCGGACGTCACGGTCGTCACGCCCGTGTTCTCCGACGGAGCGGCAGCGGACCCGATCGGCTACGTCGCCAGCCGCGCCCACCACGCCGAGATCGGCGGCAGCCGCCCCGGCTCGATGCCGCCCGCCGCCACGACCCTCGCCGAAGAGGGGGTCGTCATCCCGCCGCTCTACCTGGTGCGGCGCGGCGAAGCGCTCTGGGACGAGATGCGTCGCCTGCTCCAGGGCCCCCCCTGGCCGTCGCGCGCGGTCGAGGACAACCTCGCCGACCTGCGCGCAGCCGTCGCGGCGAACCACGCCGGCGCCGAGGCGCTGCGCGGCCTGGCGGGCGAGCACGGCGCCGCGACGGTCGCCCTCTACATGGAGAGGCTGAAAGACCTCGCCGCGTCGAGCATAAGCGAGGCCCTGAGCGAGGTCCCGCCCGGCCGTTACGCGGCCGAGGAGAGTCTCGACGACGGCACCGTCCTGCGCGTCCTCCTCACACTCAAGGACGGCCGCGCGGCGATCGACTTCACCGGCTCGGCCGGCGTCCACCCAGGCAATCTCAACGCCACGACGGCCGTGGTGCGCAGCGTCGTCATGTACGTGCTGCGGCTGCTCCTGCGCCGGCCGCTCCCTTTGAACGAAGGGCTGATGCGCGCGGTCGATCTCACGATCCCGCGCGGCCTGCTGAACCCGGACTTCGACCTCGACCCGGGGCGCGCCCCGGCCATCGTCGGCGGCAACATCGAGACCAGCCAGCGTCTCGTGGACACGCTCCTCAAGGCGCTGGGGCTCGCGGCCTGCAGCCAGGGGACCATGAACAATGTCCTGTTCGGCGACAAGCACTTCGGCTACTACGAGACGATCTGCGGAGGCTGCGGCGCCGGGCCCGGATTCCACGGCGCCAGCGCGGTGCACAGCCACATGACCAACACGCGCATGACCGATGCGGAGATTCTGGAGCACCGCTACCCGGTGCGCGTCGAACGCTTCGCCGTGCGCCGCGGATCGGGCGGTGCGGGGCGGTACCGGGGCGGCGACGGCGCCGTCCGCGAGATCGTGTTCCTGTCGAGCGTGTCGTTGTCGGTCCTCGGCCAGCACCGCACGGTGGCACCGTACGGTCTCGCGGGAGGGGCCCCGGGACGCACCGGCGCGCAGCGACTCGTGCGCGCGAACGGCGAGGTCGTCCCGCTCGGCTCGATCGACAGCTGCGAGGCGGGCCCGGGTGACCGACTGATCGTCGAGACGCCGGGGGGAGGAGGGTACGGAGCGCCCTAG
- a CDS encoding response regulator, translated as MPIESRLLAGPVPASLLVVDDEPQVRTVLKDALGESGFSVDVAADGESAILKARTTPYDIAICDLKMPGIDGLETISRIRQINPDIQFIILTAHGTLESAIESLRMGAFDFLQKPVVLKDLQFSIGRALERRNLLERSALFDLSRTIFSTLDPDLLYGRLVQSAMEILRADDASLMLLGENRELYIARSTSSVVDTLTATRLALGERVAGRVAQQAEPALINDDVAGDRRFGGVPSLRRIRAAIVCPLTMRGELLGVLNVNRLSQEMPYTERDRQTAAIVSSLVALALGNARLHKELQTRLQQISDTQEEVIQNEKMVALGSLLSGVAHELNNPLCAVLGYGQLLQAGDLDSKLRKGVEVIVREGERAARIVADLLRFARRERPEKRLLGLSGVLLRTLERKSYDLKSSRIEVETDLDPELPLVLGDFHQLSVAFTNLITNAQQAMFGHRGRGVLRIGGGQKGGKVVLTFTDDGPGIQPEHARRVFDPFFTTKAVGQGAGLGLSVCFAIVRDHGGTLRASGKPGRGAVFTVELPAAPAEALAGEQAKKVLAGRGRDTKTIAARSRKKGEGVRRPSGPRVLIAEPEADVQSVVLELLERLGYRVDTADNGETALAKIRGQEYEAVIADFDLPQLEGRMLLDAVQAARPRLARRVIFLASDTTRPNLIELTSTSGTLLLGKPFRLDALRDAMGRLFPDSKDDAGPVRSTGTSL; from the coding sequence ATGCCGATCGAGTCCCGACTGCTGGCGGGACCGGTCCCCGCGAGTCTTCTGGTCGTCGACGACGAGCCGCAGGTGAGGACTGTCCTGAAGGACGCCCTCGGCGAGAGCGGCTTCTCGGTCGATGTGGCGGCGGACGGCGAGAGTGCGATCCTGAAGGCCCGCACGACGCCGTACGACATCGCCATCTGCGATCTGAAGATGCCGGGGATCGACGGTCTCGAGACGATCTCGCGCATCCGGCAGATCAATCCCGACATCCAGTTCATCATCCTGACGGCGCACGGCACGCTCGAGAGCGCCATCGAGAGTCTGCGGATGGGAGCGTTCGACTTCCTGCAGAAGCCGGTGGTGCTGAAAGATCTGCAATTTTCGATCGGCAGGGCGCTCGAACGGCGCAATCTGCTGGAGCGGTCGGCGCTGTTCGATCTCAGCCGCACGATCTTCTCGACGCTCGATCCCGACCTGCTGTACGGCCGCCTGGTTCAGTCGGCGATGGAGATCCTGCGCGCCGACGACGCCTCCCTGATGCTCCTGGGGGAGAACCGCGAGCTGTACATCGCGCGCTCGACGTCGAGCGTGGTCGACACCCTGACGGCGACTCGGCTGGCCCTCGGCGAGCGCGTGGCGGGGCGGGTGGCGCAGCAGGCCGAGCCGGCCCTGATCAACGACGATGTGGCCGGTGACAGGCGGTTCGGCGGTGTGCCGTCGCTGCGAAGAATCCGGGCCGCGATCGTCTGTCCGCTGACCATGCGCGGCGAGCTGCTCGGCGTGCTCAACGTGAACCGCCTGAGCCAGGAGATGCCCTACACCGAGCGCGACCGCCAGACCGCCGCGATCGTCTCGTCGCTCGTGGCCCTGGCGCTCGGGAACGCCCGCCTGCACAAGGAGCTGCAGACGCGGCTGCAGCAGATCAGCGACACGCAGGAGGAAGTCATCCAGAACGAGAAGATGGTCGCGCTCGGCAGTCTGCTGTCGGGCGTGGCGCACGAGCTGAACAACCCGCTGTGCGCGGTCCTCGGTTACGGGCAACTTCTACAAGCGGGGGACCTCGACTCCAAGCTGCGCAAGGGGGTCGAGGTGATCGTGCGGGAAGGGGAGCGCGCCGCCCGCATCGTCGCCGACCTGCTGCGCTTCGCCCGCCGGGAGAGGCCGGAGAAGAGGCTCCTCGGCCTGAGCGGGGTGCTGCTCAGGACCCTCGAGCGCAAGTCCTACGATCTCAAGTCGTCGCGCATCGAAGTGGAGACGGATCTCGACCCCGAGTTGCCGCTCGTCCTGGGGGACTTCCACCAGCTGAGTGTGGCCTTCACGAACTTGATCACCAACGCCCAGCAGGCGATGTTCGGACATCGCGGCCGCGGCGTCCTGAGGATCGGCGGCGGGCAGAAGGGGGGGAAAGTCGTCCTGACGTTCACCGACGACGGCCCCGGGATCCAGCCGGAGCACGCCCGCCGCGTGTTCGATCCGTTCTTCACCACCAAGGCGGTCGGCCAGGGGGCTGGTCTCGGTCTCTCGGTCTGCTTCGCGATCGTGCGCGATCATGGCGGCACGCTGCGGGCCTCCGGGAAACCCGGACGCGGCGCCGTGTTCACCGTCGAGCTGCCGGCGGCCCCCGCCGAGGCGCTGGCGGGCGAGCAGGCGAAGAAGGTGCTCGCCGGGCGCGGGCGCGATACAAAGACGATCGCCGCCCGATCGCGAAAAAAGGGGGAGGGGGTGCGCCGCCCGTCCGGACCGCGCGTCCTGATCGCCGAGCCGGAGGCGGACGTGCAGAGTGTCGTGCTCGAGCTTCTCGAGAGGCTGGGGTACCGGGTCGACACCGCCGACAACGGCGAGACGGCGCTGGCGAAGATCCGCGGCCAGGAGTACGAGGCGGTGATCGCCGACTTCGATCTGCCGCAGCTCGAGGGACGCATGCTTCTGGACGCGGTCCAGGCCGCGAGACCCAGGCTCGCGCGCCGGGTCATCTTCCTGGCGAGCGACACGACGCGACCGAACTTGATCGAGCTGACCTCGACCTCCGGGACCCTCCTGCTCGGGAAGCCGTTCCGCCTCGATGCCCTGCGCGACGCGATGGGCCGGCTCTTCCCTGATTCGAAGGACGACGCCGGACCGGTCCGCTCGACCGGGACGTCCCTCTAG
- a CDS encoding tetratricopeptide repeat protein encodes MTQIARQSNRIAVLALVSVMAVSIGMAMGPMAGPAGSSPSQQKVSPESCMSCGRAADWRACHETALALAMERDWSRAIAIEEGVRRAQPRDAEVAAVLARMYQEGTRSLPRAFELYHEALSISPGYPPALLGLGTMMQDAGSLDVAVRYFQRGAKETPDEPLFKVRLAEVLVKVGRDVEARPILDEIVERWPGSREAEAARRLIPTTALARP; translated from the coding sequence ATGACGCAGATCGCTCGACAGTCGAACAGGATCGCGGTCCTCGCGCTCGTGAGCGTGATGGCGGTTTCGATCGGCATGGCGATGGGGCCGATGGCCGGACCCGCGGGTTCCTCGCCGTCGCAGCAGAAGGTCTCTCCGGAGTCCTGCATGTCGTGCGGCCGCGCGGCCGACTGGCGGGCGTGCCACGAGACGGCCCTGGCCCTGGCCATGGAGCGCGACTGGTCGCGCGCCATCGCCATCGAAGAGGGCGTGCGCCGGGCGCAGCCGCGCGACGCCGAGGTCGCGGCGGTCCTGGCTCGCATGTACCAGGAAGGAACGCGCAGCCTGCCACGCGCCTTCGAGCTGTACCACGAGGCGCTGTCGATCTCGCCTGGATATCCGCCGGCGCTCCTGGGACTGGGGACGATGATGCAGGACGCCGGCAGCCTGGACGTGGCGGTGCGCTACTTCCAGCGCGGCGCAAAGGAGACGCCCGACGAGCCGCTGTTCAAGGTCCGCCTGGCGGAGGTGCTGGTGAAGGTCGGACGCGACGTGGAGGCGCGCCCGATCCTGGACGAGATCGTCGAGCGCTGGCCGGGCAGCCGCGAGGCCGAAGCCGCCCGGAGACTGATACCCACCACCGCGCTCGCCCGTCCCTGA
- a CDS encoding amidohydrolase encodes MRRPWSSIILTALAGVLVAGLVFGAPPSPGPVGAGGRPAPGVGPGLAGPSRAREADLVLRGGAIYTLDAVRSWAESVAIRKDTILYVGPDSGVGPYVGSRTRVVNLEGRMVLPAFQDAHIHPISGGISQMQCALYDLETKERYLVAVAKYASEHKDAPWIRGDGWSLAAFAPTGIPDKRLLDPVVPDRPVYLESSDGHSAWVNSKALSIAGITKDTPDPPGGRIDRDPRTGEPVGSLQDSAMNLVSRKAPPYTAQERQDGLRRALRLLNGFGITSFQDASVDTDSLETYRALDEKGELTARVVASLWWERDKGEEQIAGFLEERRKYTKGRVRATTIKIMQDGVMEVQTAAMLEPYKGKPGARGLEMVEPEALKKYVTRLDKEGFQVHFHAIGDAAIRHCLDALEAARRANGARDSRHHISHLEIFNPADIPRFRALGVVANFQPLWAFADDYIVKLTLPFLEPERARWIYPIGSLYRSGAVIAFGSDWSVSSPNPLEELEVAVTRMGPQGETKEPFIPEERIDLPEALAAFTINAAYVNFQDDKTGSIETGKRADLVVLDHNLFTIKPEAISDTKVLLTLLDGQPVHGNFSLAAASK; translated from the coding sequence ATGCGAAGGCCCTGGTCGTCCATCATTCTGACAGCGCTGGCAGGCGTCCTCGTGGCGGGACTGGTGTTCGGGGCCCCGCCGAGCCCGGGACCGGTAGGGGCCGGTGGCCGTCCCGCCCCGGGGGTCGGTCCGGGGCTCGCCGGCCCGTCGCGGGCCCGGGAGGCCGACCTGGTGCTGCGCGGCGGTGCTATCTACACGCTGGACGCGGTCCGCTCGTGGGCCGAGTCGGTGGCGATCCGCAAGGACACCATCCTGTACGTCGGACCGGACAGCGGCGTCGGTCCGTACGTCGGCTCGCGCACGCGCGTGGTGAACCTAGAAGGGCGCATGGTCCTGCCGGCGTTCCAGGACGCGCACATCCACCCGATCAGCGGCGGCATCAGCCAGATGCAGTGCGCCCTGTACGATCTTGAAACGAAGGAGAGGTACCTGGTCGCCGTCGCCAAGTACGCGTCGGAGCACAAGGACGCCCCCTGGATCAGAGGGGACGGCTGGTCCCTCGCGGCCTTCGCGCCGACCGGGATCCCGGACAAGAGGCTGCTCGACCCGGTCGTGCCGGACAGGCCGGTCTACCTCGAATCGAGCGACGGCCACTCGGCCTGGGTCAACAGCAAGGCACTGTCGATAGCAGGGATCACGAAGGACACCCCCGATCCCCCCGGCGGGCGCATCGATCGCGACCCGCGGACAGGCGAGCCGGTCGGCAGCCTGCAGGACTCCGCCATGAATCTCGTCAGCCGCAAGGCCCCCCCTTACACCGCGCAGGAAAGACAGGACGGACTGCGCCGCGCGCTCAGACTCCTGAACGGCTTCGGCATCACCTCGTTCCAGGACGCCAGCGTCGACACCGACTCGCTCGAGACGTACCGCGCGCTCGACGAGAAGGGAGAGCTGACCGCGCGCGTCGTGGCGTCATTGTGGTGGGAGCGCGACAAGGGGGAGGAGCAGATCGCCGGCTTCCTGGAGGAGCGCCGCAAGTACACCAAGGGGCGCGTGCGCGCCACGACGATCAAGATCATGCAGGACGGCGTCATGGAGGTGCAGACCGCCGCCATGCTCGAGCCCTACAAGGGAAAGCCCGGCGCGCGCGGCCTGGAGATGGTCGAGCCCGAGGCGCTGAAGAAGTACGTCACGCGCCTCGACAAGGAAGGGTTCCAGGTCCACTTCCACGCCATCGGCGACGCCGCCATAAGGCACTGCCTCGACGCCCTCGAGGCGGCGCGCCGCGCCAACGGGGCGCGCGACAGCCGTCACCACATCTCGCACCTCGAGATCTTCAACCCCGCCGACATCCCGCGTTTCCGCGCCCTCGGCGTCGTGGCGAACTTCCAGCCGCTCTGGGCCTTCGCCGACGATTACATTGTGAAGCTCACGCTGCCGTTCCTCGAGCCCGAGCGCGCCCGCTGGATCTATCCGATCGGCAGCCTCTACCGCAGCGGCGCCGTCATCGCCTTCGGCAGCGACTGGTCGGTCTCCTCCCCCAACCCGCTCGAGGAGCTCGAGGTCGCCGTCACACGCATGGGCCCGCAGGGGGAGACGAAGGAGCCGTTCATCCCGGAGGAGCGGATCGATCTCCCCGAGGCGCTGGCCGCCTTCACCATCAACGCCGCCTACGTGAACTTCCAGGACGACAAGACCGGCTCGATCGAGACGGGCAAGCGCGCCGACCTCGTCGTGCTCGACCACAACCTGTTCACGATCAAGCCGGAGGCGATCTCCGACACGAAGGTCCTCCTGACGCTTCTCGACGGCCAGCCGGTGCACGGGAACTTTTCGCTCGCGGCAGCCTCGAAGTAG
- a CDS encoding thrombospondin type 3 repeat-containing protein: MKPSGRIPFVAFLVAVCCGATWPANVQVSRDHSGDPQAETSLAADPRDPQHLVAVWWEVTMSTSGSRDKRINYAWTRDGGLTWQNGRLDTDVYSSDPAIVADSQGDFYIETIMVSDFQSGSGARIGIFRSTDGGESFFQTAEVARDNFIDKPFIAVDPVSGALYLTWTDLGSGPSRGIELIQIQFAASLDHGATFTAPRSISTAFSFGSMAVPTVGPGGEVYVIWGGAFNGRIWFDRSLDGGMTWLKHDVFVASTNRGEGKGHFGYFFPAIAVDRSAGPYRGRVYAVWDNRLPEGDDILLAWSDDRGDHWSDPLRVNNDAPGNGTLHFHQWVVVDERGHVHVAWVDERLAWDVPLRAEYMATSTNGGVTFGPNIRVSDGAYPPARFVGEYNQPAAAGNRFHAIWADSRLGHNEVFTQSADLDDFDGDGVLNDGDLDGQYADHRCTGGATAPCDDNCPGVPNIDQADTDGDLVGDACDNCPTTPNTNQSDIDRDGIGDACDPAGP, from the coding sequence ATGAAACCTTCCGGGCGCATTCCCTTCGTTGCGTTCCTCGTCGCAGTCTGCTGCGGAGCCACCTGGCCGGCGAACGTCCAGGTGAGCCGGGACCACTCCGGCGATCCCCAGGCCGAGACGTCGCTGGCGGCAGACCCGCGTGATCCCCAGCATCTCGTCGCGGTCTGGTGGGAAGTGACGATGTCCACCTCGGGAAGTCGGGACAAGCGCATCAATTACGCATGGACGAGGGACGGCGGCCTGACCTGGCAAAACGGGCGGCTCGACACCGACGTTTACAGCAGCGATCCGGCCATCGTCGCCGACAGTCAGGGAGACTTCTATATCGAGACCATCATGGTGTCCGATTTCCAATCAGGTTCGGGAGCGAGGATCGGCATCTTCAGGTCCACGGATGGCGGCGAATCTTTTTTCCAGACGGCCGAAGTGGCGCGGGACAATTTCATCGACAAGCCGTTCATCGCCGTGGACCCGGTCAGCGGCGCCCTCTACCTGACGTGGACGGACCTCGGCTCCGGCCCGTCCAGGGGGATCGAGCTGATTCAAATCCAGTTCGCGGCAAGTCTCGACCACGGCGCCACGTTCACCGCGCCCCGGAGCATCTCCACCGCGTTCAGCTTCGGAAGCATGGCTGTTCCTACGGTGGGTCCTGGCGGGGAGGTCTACGTCATCTGGGGTGGGGCGTTCAACGGTCGAATCTGGTTCGATCGCTCGCTCGACGGCGGCATGACCTGGCTGAAGCACGACGTCTTCGTGGCGTCCACGAATCGTGGCGAGGGCAAGGGACACTTCGGATACTTCTTCCCGGCCATCGCTGTGGACAGGAGCGCCGGCCCCTATCGCGGGCGGGTTTACGCAGTCTGGGACAACAGGCTTCCGGAAGGGGATGACATCCTGCTGGCCTGGTCGGACGATCGAGGCGACCACTGGAGCGATCCGCTCCGGGTCAATAACGACGCCCCGGGCAATGGGACTCTCCATTTTCATCAATGGGTGGTCGTCGATGAGCGCGGGCACGTCCACGTCGCCTGGGTCGATGAGCGACTGGCCTGGGACGTCCCCCTGAGGGCCGAATACATGGCTACGTCGACCAATGGGGGCGTCACGTTTGGCCCGAACATCCGCGTCTCCGACGGGGCCTACCCGCCCGCCCGGTTTGTGGGGGAATACAATCAGCCGGCGGCCGCGGGGAACCGGTTTCACGCGATCTGGGCGGACTCACGGCTGGGACATAACGAAGTCTTCACGCAGAGCGCCGACCTGGACGATTTTGACGGGGACGGCGTCCTGAACGACGGCGACCTGGACGGACAGTACGCCGACCACCGCTGCACGGGCGGAGCCACCGCGCCCTGCGACGACAACTGCCCGGGCGTCCCCAACATCGACCAGGCCGACACGGACGGCGACCTGGTCGGAGATGCGTGCGACAACTGCCCGACGACGCCGAACACGAACCAGAGCGACATCGACCGCGACGGAATCGGGGACGCCTGCGACCCGGCAGGGCCCTAA
- a CDS encoding tetratricopeptide repeat protein, which yields METEPSGPPPRIEDRPANACFRCGTDYGSVALPRIAGLPVCDGCARILRNRPFPGWIKIAFGALILLAVLAFVYNQRFFLAHVEMQRGLRALKSGNVERAVALFDEAAERVPDEPGLRALSLYFRALLLVGQERSAEAIPLLKEALAINPNEPTIAAALLQAEAGLAYEQKDYDRFLEVEQTVAKKQPDDPIAALGVASAHACRYAATGDEAAKDLAERQIESASKMKGAEGPEFAEYLDRIRYRLETREIISRNEYVRRFPNGRLAKDGG from the coding sequence ATGGAGACGGAGCCGAGCGGGCCCCCTCCGCGCATCGAAGACCGGCCGGCGAACGCCTGTTTCCGCTGCGGAACGGACTACGGAAGCGTGGCGCTGCCGCGGATCGCCGGATTGCCCGTGTGCGATGGGTGCGCACGGATCCTGCGGAACCGCCCGTTCCCCGGCTGGATCAAGATCGCCTTCGGCGCGCTGATCCTCCTCGCCGTCCTCGCCTTCGTCTACAACCAGAGATTCTTCCTCGCCCACGTCGAAATGCAGCGGGGCCTCCGCGCGCTGAAGAGCGGAAACGTGGAACGGGCCGTCGCCCTGTTCGACGAGGCGGCGGAGCGCGTGCCGGACGAACCGGGGCTCCGGGCATTGTCCCTCTATTTCCGTGCGTTGCTGCTGGTCGGCCAGGAGCGCTCTGCCGAGGCGATCCCCCTCCTGAAGGAGGCGCTGGCGATCAATCCGAACGAGCCGACAATCGCGGCGGCGCTCCTCCAGGCGGAGGCCGGCCTGGCCTACGAGCAGAAGGACTACGATCGTTTCCTCGAAGTCGAGCAGACGGTGGCGAAGAAGCAGCCGGACGATCCGATCGCCGCGCTCGGCGTCGCCTCGGCGCACGCCTGCAGGTACGCCGCCACCGGCGACGAGGCCGCGAAAGACCTGGCCGAACGACAGATCGAGAGCGCCTCGAAGATGAAGGGCGCGGAGGGGCCCGAGTTCGCCGAGTACCTCGATCGGATCCGCTACCGGCTCGAGACGCGCGAGATCATCTCACGCAACGAATACGTGCGCCGATTCCCGAACGGGCGGCTCGCGAAGGACGGAGGGTAG